The genomic DNA ACGCCTGTACTTTCGTTTTTCGGGCCGGTAAACACCCATAAAAGTTGCAGTGCGACCATAGTTCAGCGCCGTCCCCGTATTCGCCTCGGCGCCCAATTCCAACAAATGCATCAGTTCAATTGCAGCATCAAGTTTTACGCCAACCCCCGCAAAGTTCACATCGCCCGAAGCCAAGCCCTTAAAACTCAGCAATTTGCCGAAATCCTGTTGCACCTTAAAATGGTATGTGTACGCAGGCACCGCAAACGCAAAAAAAGGCCAGTTATGCAAAGTCTCCGAATTCTTAAGCGAATTGTGCGGCAACAAAAGAGAAACTATCGAAAGCGTGCCCTCGCGCGAAGTCTTGAGCCCTGTGCTATCAGCCACCGCAACAGAATCCGTCTTAACAGCAGAGCTGTCGGCAGGTTCATCTGCAACAGCGAACGCGGCACCAAACAGCACCGAAACAATCACCAATTTGCAAATTCTTCGCCAAAGCATAAGCCCTTGCGAATATAGATAAACAACCCGCCAAAGTTGCCCCACACACATCAAAATTTGTATATTCTTTGCTACTGAGGTTTATATGTCTCGAATTTTTAGCTCTCTCGCAATTCTTTTTACTGCAATCGCATTTTGTGCCACAAGCGCCCTCGCCTTCGATGTATCGGTCAAGGCAAACGTCGATAACGCCCAAGTGTTCGTGGGCGACATGTTCAATTACGAAATCCAGGTAGTGGCCCCCGAAAACGCAATCGTCGACTTGCCGAGCTTTGTCGGAAACCTCGGCAGTTTCGAAGTCAAAGAAATGAAGAACGAAAAGGTGACCGAAGGCATGCCCAAGGGCACCGCCAAATTCACCTGGCTTGCAACGCTCAACACCTTCGTGAGCGGCGACTTTCTGATTGCCCCGCAGCAAGTGAGCGCCGTCGTCGGTAGCGACACTGTCAAGACAAGCACCGACCCCGTAGCCGTCAAAGTTTCTACCCGTACCACCGGCGAAGAAGAAGACATTATTGAAGTCGAAGACCCGCTCGACGATCCGCGCCTCCCGCAGTGGCTCTACATTGTGCTGATTGTGATTGGCGTCGCCCTCCTCGTATTCCTCGGCTGGTTCTTGCATAAAAAGTTTGCGAAGCATGGCGAAGCCCCCAGGCTCCCGCCGTACGAAGAAGCAGTGCTTGCCCTCAAGGAACTCCGCCAAAAGAATTACCTTGCCGAAGGCAATCAAGGCGACTACTTTATGGCACTCGGGTTCATTACCCGCCGCTATATCGAGCGCCGTTTCGAAGTCGATATTCTAGATGCCACCGTAGCCGAACTCAAGCAGCGTATGGCTCACGTAGCAGGCCTTCCGCAGGCCTACAAGGAATCGGTCGTAACGCTTGCCGTCGAAACCGAGCCCGTGAAGTTTGCAAAAATGAAACTTGAAGGCGAACGCTGCCGCTTCTGGGACGAATGGGCCGACCGCCTGCTCGAAGACACCAAGCCCACTCCCGAAGAAGAACAAGCCAAGAAAGAAGAATTGAAAGCCGCCGTCGATACGATCCGCAAGGCCAAAAAGAAAAAGAAGAAATAACGCCATCACGCCATGAAACGTATCGAGGTTGTTGCAGGCATTATTTGCGACGGGGCTCCGCATTCAGCGGGGGCCCGATTCTTTGCCACCCAACGCGGCTACGGCGAACAAAAAGACGGCTGGGAATTCCCGGGCGGCAAAATGGAACCCGGCGAAACACCCGAACAAGCGCTTGCACGCGAGCTCAAAGAAGAACTTGCGATTAACGTGAATGTGGGCGACTTTATTTGCACGGTAGAATACGACTACCCCGCATTCCACTTAACCATGCACTGCTTTTACTGCACACTCGCAGACGGCAGCACCCCCACACTACTCGAACACGAAGCAGCCCGCTGGCTCTCGCGCACAGAACTGCATTCTGTGAACTGGCTCCCCGCCGACATCGAAGTCGTTAAAACTCTAGAAAAGCACCTTACATAAAAAAGCCCGCCGTTGCCGGCGAGCCCTTAGGAGGTGTATATAGGAAATTCTAGAACTGTTCGAAGAACTTGTGGACTTCTTCGGGAACCCAGGTGCTTTCCCAGTTCCAACCCACGCTCATGTTGCCGGTATCGTGGGCTGTCCACTGGTGGTCACCCGGCCAGCTGCACCATTTTACGGGGAAGCGTTCGTCGACGGTCGTAAAGTCGTAGCACACGTGGCCGGTGTTGCCGCTCACTTCCTTGGGCTTTTCGGAACTTGCGTCAGTGAAGTCGCCATTCGCGTCTGCCTTGCCGTTACGCTTTAGGATGCGCGGGAGAGCGCTGTTCTTCGCGCGGTTATAATCGCAGCGACCATCGTTCACGCCGTGCACGTTCATCCAGGCAATAGGCAGGTTCTTCATGTTGTTGCCTTCGGGGAGCCAGATGTTGTAATCAGCTACGGCGTAAGTGGCGGCAGCACGCACGCGGCTCTGCATGTCCTGCATCAGAGAATAGCTGAACATGGCGCCATAGCTGAAGCCAGTAATGAACACGCGGCTCGTGTCAACGCAGTAGTTTTCGTTCAGAGTCGTGAGCGTCTGGGCGAAGAAATCGTGATCGCTCTGGCCCTTGTTCCATAAACCACCGATTGCATCGAGCGAAACAAAGATGTAGTCACCGTTCTTGTCGAGCACCTGCTGGCCATAGTACGGTGTCGGATGGTCGTAGTCTGCTTTGTGATGCACAAAGTCTTCGCCACTGCTACCATAGCAGTGCAATGCAAACAGAACCTTGTGCGGTTTTGTGTTGTCGTAATTCTTGGGCAAGGTGATAAAGTATTTGCGGCTGTCGCTGCCTACCTGAATCTGGAACTGGTCACCATTTTCAACGCTCTTGACCTTTTGCAACTTGGAATTGCTGCCGCAGCCCTTACTCGGGGTGGGCGCGTTGCCGAGAGCATAGCCAAACTTGAACTGGGGAGCGGTTGCCGTGAGTTTTACATTGAGAGTGGTGTCCAGCGTGCCGAGCGGTACGGTAAGCGTGTCATAGCCTTCGAGCACAAAGCGGATTGCTTCACCCGGAGCAGCCTCTTTCATGAGGGCGCCACTGGCCTGCGAGCCAATTGCACTATTAAAGCCGCCATCGGTCGTAAACTTGAAATTATGCTTGGCAGATCCGACAGAAACCTGCGCAAAGTACGTGCCGCGGGCCTTGACTGCGTTGCTCAAGTTATAAGAGCCTGCGCCCTGCAGTGTTTTCTGGAAAACCTGGTTGCCAAGCGAGTTGAAAATTTTTACCTGAACGGGCTGCGTGCTGCTCTGGGAATACGAAAGAACGCCATTATTCACGCCAATATAGCCTACGCTATTCTTGACGGCATGAATTCCCGTTTCTTCTACATCAATGGAGAATTTGCCCTGGTCATCCGTTGTGGTTTGACGGCCTTCTTTCAGAAGGTCTACTGCGACACCCTTGAGGCCTTTACCCTGGTCGTCAGAAACGGAACCAGAAATGGAATATGCAGACGCCATTCCGCAAAAAGCGAGAACGCACGCTGTCGTGAATAAATTGGTTGCCTTGATAAGCATGATGACTCCTTTTTCAAAATGCCCCTTTACAACACACCACTCCATGATGGAATATAAACTATAAGCGGGCAAGAATCTCGCCACAGAGCGCCCTGATTATGGATGAATTGTCTATAAAAATAAGTTTACGCTCCGCATTTTATCCATTTTTCATATTTTACAAGTAACATAAAAAAAATATTGAAATAAGCACCTGATTTCTATATTGCCGTCCGCCAAATTTTTTTGGAGGAATCATGAACAAGAAAGTTCTTACTGCCGCCACTGTTGCAGTTTTGTCGTGCTTCGTTTCAACGGCTTGGGCAGAAAGACCGAACGAAGATGTGACTTGCAAGTTCCCGGGCGGAGCTTACTACAAATCCAACAACACCATGTATCTGGAATCGATCAACGACGAAAACGCTAGCGTCGAAATTGCAGAAGAATCCAAGAATTGCATTGACGAATTTACTCACAAGGGCGAATTTAACCTTGTAGTGGAACGCAGCACAAAGCTGGCCGCGAATTCGACCATTTCGCTCCCAATGAACTACTCGCCGAAAAATTCTTGCATACAGTTGTACGAAGTGGTACAATTCTCCACCGATGACGAAGGCAATTGGAATGCCACCGCAAAGAATATGAAAGGCCAGGGCGACATGCACAAGCCCATGCTCATGGTTACCGATACCAAAAATAAAGCATGCCAGGATATCAAGGAAATTGAATTTACCGCAAGCAATCTGCAAGCAATCACCCAACACACTGCAGCTCAGCAACATCTCGAAGTATACAACCCCAAGACTGGCCACAATGACTGGGCTCTCGAAGGCACCTACAAATTTATCCGTTGGGAAAAGGACAATGCCGATTTGGGAATCGTTTACGGTTACGCCGCCAAGGACAAGAACAAGGTAGATGCAGGTCATTTCACCCGCATAGGTGCAGGCGCCTACCTCCCGCCGATGCGCGCTTACCTCAAGTACATAGGCAATACTCCTCTCGCCAAGTCTGTTGAATCCATTGTCGAACTGCCCGAAACCATCGACGTCACG from Fibrobacter sp. UWB10 includes the following:
- a CDS encoding (deoxy)nucleoside triphosphate pyrophosphohydrolase; the encoded protein is MKRIEVVAGIICDGAPHSAGARFFATQRGYGEQKDGWEFPGGKMEPGETPEQALARELKEELAINVNVGDFICTVEYDYPAFHLTMHCFYCTLADGSTPTLLEHEAARWLSRTELHSVNWLPADIEVVKTLEKHLT
- a CDS encoding T9SS type A sorting domain-containing protein, with the translated sequence MLIKATNLFTTACVLAFCGMASAYSISGSVSDDQGKGLKGVAVDLLKEGRQTTTDDQGKFSIDVEETGIHAVKNSVGYIGVNNGVLSYSQSSTQPVQVKIFNSLGNQVFQKTLQGAGSYNLSNAVKARGTYFAQVSVGSAKHNFKFTTDGGFNSAIGSQASGALMKEAAPGEAIRFVLEGYDTLTVPLGTLDTTLNVKLTATAPQFKFGYALGNAPTPSKGCGSNSKLQKVKSVENGDQFQIQVGSDSRKYFITLPKNYDNTKPHKVLFALHCYGSSGEDFVHHKADYDHPTPYYGQQVLDKNGDYIFVSLDAIGGLWNKGQSDHDFFAQTLTTLNENYCVDTSRVFITGFSYGAMFSYSLMQDMQSRVRAAATYAVADYNIWLPEGNNMKNLPIAWMNVHGVNDGRCDYNRAKNSALPRILKRNGKADANGDFTDASSEKPKEVSGNTGHVCYDFTTVDERFPVKWCSWPGDHQWTAHDTGNMSVGWNWESTWVPEEVHKFFEQF